A window of Lytechinus variegatus isolate NC3 chromosome 15, Lvar_3.0, whole genome shotgun sequence contains these coding sequences:
- the LOC121428919 gene encoding sulfotransferase 1C4-like: MEDKGNIPHFKGQHEYKGIVFPNIVLDSSIERLKSFQVRDDDIWIVTFPKAGTHWMMEIIGLILSGGDPDKIDRSLYCNTVEMINLDQRFPQTEEEEKLHPLDMSPFLDVIERAPSPRAMLTHLQFDLLPRDILKSKIVYLARNPKDMIVSWFQFIGYNPAKPLTMEKSIEEFVDGKMQWGPWPVHVRTFWELKDHENVTFIFYEDLKKEPAKYIEKIAKGIGHPLSEEVLQKVVKFSHIDSQKATFKKLEESGKVNYVKASGELAFLNKGVSYRWKQFFTVAQNEAFDEWYQDNMADTDLKFTFE; this comes from the exons ATGGAGGACAAAGGGAACATTCCCCACTTTAAGGGTCAGCATGAATACAAGGGAATAGTTTTTCCCAACATCGTCCTTGATTCCAGTATTGAACGACTTAAGTCTTTTCAAGTACGAGACGATGACATCTGGATTGTGACTTTCCCCAAAGCCG GTACACATTGGATGATGGAGATAATTGGCCTTATCCTCAGCGGTGGTGACCCAGACAAAATAGACCGATCTCTATACTGCAACACTGTAGAGATGATCAACTTAGATCAACGTTTCCCTCAAACCGAGGAAGAAGAGAAGCTTCACCCACTTGACATGTCTCCGTTCTTAGACGTTATCGAGAGGGCGCCCTCCCCAAGAGCCATGCTCACGCATCTGCAGTTTGATCTTTTACCACGTGACATACTCAAATCAAAG ATCGTCTACCTTGCCCGTAATCCCAAGGATATGATAGTATCATGGTTCCAATTCATCGGGTATAATCCAGCAAAGCCACTGACCATGGAAAAGTCGATTGAAGAGTTTGTCGATGGCA AAATGCAATGGGGTCCATGGCCAGTACACGTTCGTACGTTCTGGGAGCTTAAAGACCACGAGAATGtcacttttattttctatgaggATTTGAAGAAG GAACCAGCAAAATACATTGAGAAAATCGCCAAGGGCATTGGTCACCCTCTGTCGGAGGAGGTTCTACAGAAAGTGGTAAAGTTTAGCCATATTGACTCGCAGAAAGCTACTTTCAAGAAATTGGAGGAAAGTGGAAAAGTCAACTACGTGAAAGCTTCAGGCGAATTAGCTTTCCTAAATAAAG GAGTCAGTTATCGTTGGAAGCAATTCTTCACTGTAGCACAGAACGAGGCCTTCGATGAATGGTATCAAGATAATATGGCGGACACCGATCTCAAGTTTACATTCGAGTGA
- the LOC121429205 gene encoding sulfotransferase 1C4-like: MEDKGNVPYYRGRHEYKGIVYPNIVLDSSIERLKSFQVRDDDIWIVTFPKAGTHWMMEIIGLILSGGDPDKIDRSLYCNTVEMINLDQRFPQTEEEEKLHPLDMSPFLDVIERAPSPRAMLTHLQFDLLPRDILKSKIVYLARNPKDLIVSWFQFFGKFPTKPLTMEKSIEEFVDGKMQWGPWPVHVRTFWELKDHENVTFIFYEDLKKEPAKYIEKIANGIGHPLSEEVLQKVVKFSHIDSQKATFKKLEENGKVNYVKASGELAFLNKGVSYRWKQFFTVAQNEAFDEWYQDNMADTDLKFTFE, translated from the exons ATGGAGGACAAAGGGAACGTTCCCTACTATAGGGGTCGGCATGAATACAAGGGAATTGTGTATCCCAACATCGTCTTAGATTCCAGTATTGAACGACTTAAGTCTTTTCAAGTACGAGACGATGACATCTGGATTGTGACTTTCCCCAAAGCCG GTACACATTGGATGATGGAGATTATTGGCCTTATCCTCAGCGGTGGGGACCCAGACAAAATAGACCGATCTCTATACTGCAACACTGTAGAGATGATCAACTTAGATCAACGTTTCCCTCAAACCGAGGAAGAAGAGAAGCTTCACCCACTTGACATGTCTCCGTTCTTAGACGTTATCGAGAGGGCGCCCTCCCCAAGAGCCATGCTCACGCATCTGCAGTTTGATCTTTTACCACGTGACATACTCAAATCAAAG ATCGTCTACCTCGCCCGAAATCCCAAGGATTTGATAGTATCATGGTTCCAATTCTTCGGGAAGTTTCCAACAAAGCCACTGACCATGGAAAAGTCGATTGAAGAGTTTGTCGATGGCA AAATGCAATGGGGTCCATGGCCAGTACATGTTCGAACGTTCTGGGAGCTTAAAGATCACGAGAATGtcacttttattttctatgaggATCTGAAGAAG GAACCAGCAAAATACATAGAGAAAATCGCCAATGGCATTGGTCACCCTCTGTCGGAGGAGGTTTTACAGAAAGTGGTAAAGTTTAGCCATATTGACTCGCAGAAAGCTACTTTCAAGAAATTGGAGGAAAATGGAAAAGTCAACTACGTGAAAGCTTCAGGCGAATTAGCTTTCCTAAATAAAG GAGTGAGTTATCGTTGGAAGCAATTCTTCACTGTAGCACAGAACGAGGCCTTCGATGAATGGTATCAAGATAATATGGCGGACACCGATCTCAAGTTTACATTCGAGTGA